The Borreliella garinii genome window below encodes:
- a CDS encoding ankyrin repeat domain-containing protein, whose product MSYYTLSKIFLYSGYLVIGFLSFTIFNKNLRNKIKNKLKNLYFLYYLTFFTLFILSSNLSYYFTEKQLLENFNIFEKEFFEIHKINEQFFQKYLLNFPVPIRMELMSKFDPIYTVFNASFEKYAKNIGKSSYEIQTNYKNYVKATNSEIKQKIEQIKENITPTYNKYKLPILNGENTEISIDKNGNIIPVIRNTNGQITELLFYDQNYNLIPFKKFESHTVRFDLIQETKNIHFKELINVYYLNEKNIITPIEYYKNNIELSPYYIDLQENKDNFLKTIKIKKEYGLYIEKKKQLQHLTENDKLDDFKEFLAKNNNIISLNTIFSNGNPIFTYAINVKAKSIINYLITKEFNINLTNQSSQTALHNAIIQKYELKFIKSLIKKGANPNIRDIDNKLPIDYSDKTGEIYKYLMGI is encoded by the coding sequence GTCTTTTACAATTTTCAATAAAAATTTACGAAATAAAATCAAAAATAAATTAAAAAACTTATATTTTTTATATTATTTAACTTTTTTTACTCTTTTTATTCTCAGCTCAAATTTATCTTATTACTTCACTGAAAAGCAATTATTGGAAAATTTTAATATTTTTGAAAAAGAATTTTTTGAAATACATAAAATAAACGAACAATTTTTTCAAAAATACCTACTAAATTTCCCAGTACCAATAAGAATGGAATTAATGTCAAAATTTGATCCAATATATACAGTGTTTAATGCTAGTTTTGAAAAATACGCTAAAAACATCGGCAAAAGTTCTTATGAAATTCAAACAAATTATAAAAATTACGTCAAAGCAACAAATTCAGAAATTAAACAAAAAATAGAACAAATAAAAGAAAATATTACTCCTACTTATAATAAGTATAAATTACCTATTCTAAATGGAGAAAATACAGAAATAAGTATCGATAAGAATGGGAATATTATTCCTGTTATAAGGAATACAAACGGACAAATAACAGAATTGCTGTTTTACGATCAAAATTACAATTTAATTCCCTTTAAAAAATTTGAAAGCCACACAGTTAGATTCGATCTAATCCAAGAAACTAAAAATATACACTTCAAAGAGCTAATAAATGTTTACTATTTAAATGAAAAGAATATTATCACTCCCATAGAATATTATAAAAATAATATAGAGCTTAGCCCTTATTACATAGACTTACAAGAGAATAAAGACAATTTTCTTAAGACAATAAAAATCAAAAAAGAGTATGGCTTATACATTGAAAAAAAAAAGCAACTACAACATTTAACTGAAAATGATAAACTTGATGATTTTAAAGAATTTTTAGCAAAAAATAATAATATTATTTCATTAAATACAATATTTTCTAATGGTAATCCAATATTTACTTATGCCATAAATGTAAAAGCAAAAAGTATTATAAATTATTTAATAACAAAAGAATTTAATATCAATTTAACAAATCAAAGCTCTCAAACAGCTCTTCATAATGCCATAATTCAAAAATATGAATTAAAATTTATTAAATCACTTATTAAAAAAGGTGCTAATCCAAATATCAGAGATATAGACAATAAACTACCTATAGATTACTCTGATAAAACTGGTGAAATCTATAAATATTTAATGGGCATTTAG